Sequence from the Burkholderia sp. GAS332 genome:
GCCCCTGGTTTCCCTGGCAGACCCATCCGCGACGCACGCAGTGCGGAGTGGGAGCTGATGATTCCCTTGTCACTAACGCGGAATGTGCGAGAGCACAGATTCCAGATGCACCACTACCGTGGCTGCGCGGGGGACCCGCTTAGCAGGGGGTTCGAGCTGCTTTCTTTTGCCTACTTTTCTTTGCAGCAGGCAAAGAAAAGTAGGTGCCCCCCCGCACAGGGGGAACGCTAATAAACCAATAAGAAATCAAGGAAAGGCCAACGCCGTAGGCAAACAGCCAAACAGCGCCGCGAAGCCAAAAAAAATCAAGGAAAGGCCAACGCCGTAGGCATACAGCCAAGCGCCGCGCAGGCCAAAAAAAACCATCAAACAGCTACAGCAACACTCTCCTTAAGCACAGCTTCCAAAATCCCCATTGCCTCATCAAAAACAGAATCCTGAATCGTAAGCGGGAACAGAAACCGCACAACATTCGAATAAACACCACAAACCAACAGCAACAACCCACGCTCAAGCGCCCGCGCCTGCACCCGCTTGGTGAACTCAGCATCCGGCTCCGTCCCACCCGCCTTGCAGAACTCAACAGCCACCATCCCACCGGGCCCACGCACATCGGCGATCTGCGGCACTTCGCTCTGAAGCGCGATCAGCTTCGCCTTAACACGATCACCCAACACAGTAGCCCGCTCGCAGAGCTTCTCTTCATCAATGATATCGAGCACAGCATGCGCGGAAGCCACCGCCAGCGGGTTACCCGCATAAGTCCCACCCAAACCGCCAGGCGCCGCAGCGTCCATCAAATCAGCACGCCCGACCACCCCCGACAACGGCATGCCCCCGGCCAGGCTCTTGGCCATCGTCATCAGATCAGGCACCACGTCATAGTGATGCATCGCAAACAACTTGCCGGTACGGCCAAAACCCGTCTGCACTTCATCGGCAATCAGCAAAATGCCATGCTCATTGCACAGCTTGCGCAACGCACGCACGAACTCGGCCGGCGCCGGGTAGAAACCGCCTTCGCCCTGGACCGGTTCGAAAATAATCGCCGCGACGCGCTTCGGATCGATGTCGGCCTTGAACAGAAACTCGATCGCCTTCAGCGAATCAGCCGTCGTCACGCCGTGCAGCGGATTCGGGAACGGGGCATGGAACACGTCCGCCGGGAACGGACCAAAGCCAATCTTGTACGGCGCAACCTTGCCGGTCAGCGCCATGCCCATCATCGTGCGACCATGAAATCCGCCCGTGAACGCGATCACGCCCGGACGGCCAGTCGCGGCACGTGCAATCTTGATCGCGTTTTCAACGGCTTCGGCGCCAGTCGTGAAGAAGGCCGTCTTCTTCGGATAGTCGCCCGGCGCGCGCTGGTTGATCTTCTCAGCCAGTTCGACGTACGACGCGTACGGCACGATCTGATACGCCGTGTGCGTGAAATGATCGAGCTGGTCGCGGATCGCCGCCACAATCTTCGGGTGACGGTGGCCCGTGTTGCACACCGCAATGCCCGCAGCGAAATCGATGAAACGGCGGCCTTCGACGTCCCACAACTCGGCGTTCTCCGCGCGCTCAGCGTAGAAATCGCACATCACCCCGACGCCGCGCGGCGTGGCGGCGTCTTTACGGCTCTTCAGGTCAGCATTCTTCATGGTTATCTCCTTCGCTCCTCGGTTTTTGCGGTCGCTGCGCGCTCAACGCAGCACATGCAGCGACTATAATGAGATTTGGCTCTTAATTTCAGAGCCATTTCAATAAAAATATAGGAGCCAATCGTGCGCGCGAGCGTTTTGTCCGACTGGCTGGCCCAGCGCCTCGACCGCGGCAACGGCCAGCCGATCTATCGTCAGCTGCATCGGCTGTTGCAGCAGGCGATCCTGTCGCGTGAATTGCCGCCGGGCAGCAAGGTGCCGTCGTCGCGTCTGCTGGCGCAGGAATTGGGCATCGGGCGTAATACCGTCACGCAGGTATACGAGCAGTTGGTGTTGGAAGGCTATGTGAGCTCGGCGACCGGCCGCGGCACGTTCGTTGCCGATAGCGCGCCGGACGAGATCGTCGGCGTGCCCGACGCCGAGACGCCGGCAGCGCCGCTCGAGTCATTGCCGCCGCCGTTGCAGGGCAGTCGCGCGTTGTCGACACGTGGCGCGCGGCTTATCGCGGGGGCGGGCGTGTCGAAGCGGCAGTGGGGCGCGTTTATGCCCGGGGTACCGGATGTCACGAAGTTTCCGGCGCGCGTGTGGAGCCGCCTGCACAACAAGTATTGGCGCCGGCTGCGTCCGGACTTGCTGACCTACGCGCCGGGTGGCGGGCTGGCCTCGCTGCGGCACGCGTTGGCCGATTATCTGCGTACCTCGCGCTCGGTGCGTTGTACGCCCGAGCAGATCATCATCACGACCGGGATCCACCAGTCGGTCGACCTGGCTGTGCGTCTGCTGTCTGATCCGGGCGATCTGATCTGGACCGAAGATCCCTGCTATTGGGGCGTGCGCAGCGTGCTGCACGTGTCTGGCCTGCAATCCCGGCCGATCGCCGTCGACGAAGAAGGCATCAATCCCTCCGCCGACGATCTCGCGCAGCCGCCGAAACTGATGCTCGTCACGCCGTCGCATCAATATCCGCTCGGCATGGTGATGAGCCTTGCGCGGCGTCGCATGTTGCTCGAGTACGCACGGCAGAACCAGTGCTGGATCATCGAAGACGACTATGACAGTGAATTCCGCTACGGCAGCCGGCCGCTGGCGTCGCTGCAAGGTCTGGATACGTCCGGGCAGGTGATCTACGTGGGCAGCTTCGGCAAGACGCTGTTTCCGGGGTTGCGCATTGGTTATCTGGTCGTGCCCGAAGCGCTGGCCGAAAACTTTGCGACCGCGAGCGCGGAGCTGTACCGGGAAGGGCAGTTGTTGCAGCAGGCGATGCTCGCGGAGTTCATCGGCGAGGGCCATTTCACGTCGCATATCCGCAAGATGCGCACGCTTTACGGACAACGTCGCCAGACCCTGCTGGATGCCGCCGCACACCGTTATGGCGATGCGCTCCCGGCGGTGGGCGGCGATGCTGGCTTACATCTGGTGATGCAGTTGCCCGAAGGCAGCGACGACCGCGCGGTGGCGGCTGCTGCGCTGGCGCGCAATATCGTCGTACGGCCGTTGTCGGGGTATTACGCGCAACCGGCGCTGGCGCCATCGGGTTTGCTGATTGGCTACGCATGCGTGCCGGACGAGGAGATCGCGCCTGCTTTCAATACGCTGGCTGATGCGATCGACGCGACGCTTGTGCAGTTCGCTTGAGCGGGGCCTTGGGCGTGGGTGAAGGGGTGGTCAGATAGCTACGCTGTAGGGGCGGACCACTGAAACGGTTTGCGTGAGGCCCAACCGGGCAAGGGTGTCGAGGTATTCCTCGACAGACTTGGGCGGGTTCTTCAATGATTTCCGGTGCTCAGCCATCGCTTCGAGAACCTTAGCCTGGTTCAGATCGAAGAGATCGGCGATGAAGTCGTCAGGATGCAGAGCCGCCACATTGAATGTGCTCAAAGCGTCGGCTGGAAAATCCTTCAGGTTAAACGTGACGATGAGTTCCGCGCCACAGTGCACCGCGGCGGCGACCACATGTGCATCATCAGGGTCCGGCAAATCGATGGCCGGTATCAGATGCTCATAGTTGTCGACCAAAGCGTCCCGAACGTGCGAGTCCATGAGTTCACGGACGCGATAAATCTTGGCGGGGTCGAGGTCAGGACGGTTGGCAATCAGATTGCGTGTCCACTCGTCATGAATAGCCTGCGTCCAGCGCGCCCGGTAGAGGTCGGTTAGCGCCAGACGCATCAACAGGTTTCGTAATGGTTGGGAGTACAGAACGCAAGCGTCGTAGAGTGCTGTGAAATTTGACGACATCGATTATTCAAGCCCCATTTCCTGCGACAACGCTGCGAGTTCGTCCAGCGCCTTGCGGCGTTCCGAGTCGATCCGATTCTTATAAGCCATCACGTCTTCATAGCGTACGCGCCGATGCGTGTTCACCTTCCGGAATGGGATCTCCTTCTTCTCCAGCAGTTGCACGAAATACGGCCGCGACACATTAAGCAGGTCGGCCGCTTCCTGCGTGGTCAGCTCGGCATGAATTGGGATGATCGACACGGCATTACCTTGGCCGATTTCCGCGAGGACGTCGACTATTAGACGGACGACCGATGTCGGCAACTCCACGCTGCGCGTTTCGCCCTTGCTGTCCTTGAAGTCGAACTGTTGCGTTTCGGCGCGGCTTGAAAGCACAACCGACAGATTCCGGCCGGAGACACGGGCGAGTTCAGCCTCTTGCGCTGACGGGAGCGGCGTGGGGTGGATCGAGGTGTTCATGGCGCGATTCCTTTCGAATACGACATTGTAAATCGAAATAAACGAAATCGCAATAAACGAAACGAGCGTGCGCGTGTGCTTCAGGACGTCAAATCCGGATCAACACAGCCCCCAGCGTCACCAGTGCGCACGCCACGACACGCCGCGTCGTCAGCTTCTCGCGCATGAACAGCCAGCCGATCAGCACCGCGAAGATCGAGCTCAGCTCGCGCAGCGCGGAGACCATCGCGATTGGCAGATAGCGGTAGGCCTCGATGATCAGGCAATAGGCGGTGAGTGCGAGCGCGCCGGACGCGATGCCCTTGAGCACCACCGTGCGGCCGATGAACAGCCCTTTGGCGCCGCCGCGCCAATGCCAGGCGAGCAGAAACTGCGGGATATTCCAGATCAGATAAACCCACATGATGTAGCTCATGCCATTGCCCGCCACGCGCGCGCCGATTCCGTCGACCACCGAATACGTCGCGATGAAAAAGCCCGTGAGCAACGCGAACGGCACGCTTTCGCCGGAAAAACGCATGCCGCGGCGGAACGCCAGCGAGACGATGCCAAGCGATACCAGCGCCACGCCGGTTGCCGCCAACGGCTTGAGCGATTCGTGCGCGAACACCAGCGCGCCGACGAACACGAGTATCGGCGAAAGACCGCGCGCAATCGGATAGATCTGGCCGAAGTCGCCGCTCTTGTACGCGCGGATCAGCGCCAGCAGGTAGCCGAATTCGAGGACGACCGACGCAAAGATATAAGGCCACGCGGCCGGTTCAGGCAAAGGCAGCACGATCACGCCGACCGCGCTGACGGCGATATACGGAATCGCCATCATGCCGAGCAGCCATACACGGTCTTCGGATAGATGTAGAAACGCGTTCCAGGTGGCGTGAAGCAGCGCGGAGAGCAGCACCAGCAAGACAACAAAGGTGTCCATCGAAGATCAGTGAGAGGAGAAAGAAGGCCAGGGGCCGGCCGCGAGTCCATGATTATTCCAGCAGAACGCGGCAATGGCCGAATCACGCTTTAGCTACAGGGCCTTTGGGCGCGTCGCTGGACACGGCCGCATGCACGTAGCCTGCATCGCTGAACAACCAGTCGAGAAACACGTTCAGTTCGCGGTCCTGCGGCGCGACGCGATACAGGCAATGAAACGGCGGCCCTTCGAGTTTGACTTCAGGAAAGAGCGCGACTAGCCGCCCGCGCTGCACGTCTTCCTCGACGATCGCCTTGGGCGCAAGCGCCACGCCGAGTCCGCTCGCGGCCGCCTGCACGAGCAAAAAGAACTGCTCATAGAACGGGCCGCCGAGCGTTTCGCCGACCGGCACCTCCGCGCAGTGGAACCAGTACTGCCAGGCCTCCGGCAAACCCGCATAGTGCAGCAACCGCACTTGCCGCAAATCGGCAGGCGTACGCAGCGCATGCAGTTCGCGCAGACCGGGAGAGCACACCGGCACGCCCACATTGGCGACCAGCGGCCGGGAGTCGAAGCCGAAGCGTCGCAGGTTCGGTTCGTAGCGGCGGATGATCGCGTCGTGCGATTCGTCGACGGGGTCCCTGTTCAGGTCGTCACGAGTAACGATCTGTACGTCAATCTCGGGGTGCAGCGCGTGAAAGCGCGCCAGTCGTGGAATCAGCCAGCCGTGCGCGAACGACGCCGATGTATTCACGCGGATCGTTCGCCGCATAGTGGTCTCGCACATTTGCGCGGTGGCTTCAGCCAACCGGCTCAGACAGCTGGCGACGTCGACCAGATAGTGTCTGGCATGCGGTGTCATTTGCAGCGTGCGCCCGTTGCGCTCGAACAGCTTCTGCCCGAGATAGTCTTCGAGCGCGCGAATCTGTTGCGTTATCGCGCTATGCGTGACGCAGAGTTCTTCGGCGGCTTTGGTGAGGCTGCCGAGGCGCCCGGCGGCCTCGAAGCTGCGCAACGTGTTCAGTGGGGGCAGGCGGCGCATGAAAATCCCGATATCCAAGTATTGCTTATATTTCTAACAGAAACTTTCAATTGAAGATATCGGCTTCGTGCTTTTACGATAGCGCTTTCTCCCACCGGTTATAGCGATGGCATTACCCGCGCCGCAGCGCGCCACACCCCAGTTTTTCTATTATCCGAAGGTGCGGATCCGCCCGTTATGGCGCAGCGTCTGGATGAGCGCAGGTATCGTCGCGATGCTGGGTGCATGCACAACGCCGGATCCGAATGAACGGGTGACAGGCTCGGGCGGCACCGCTGTCAAATACAGTTCGCGTCAGGTGAGCGTGGATCTGACCGACAGCGAACGCAACGCGCTTGCTGCCATGCGCGACCGCAGCTTTCCGGGTTCCACGCGTGAGCAGGCGCTGACGGCGGTCGCCGCCGCATTGAAATCGAGCGGCTACGCGCCGGTTACGGTGGAAACGGATACGGCGCTGGTGGAAGCCGGCCGCGCCGAAGTGCTGGTGCCGAAATGGCGGGAAGTGCTGCGCGGCGTGCTGAAAACGCGGCTCGGTATGCTGCCGGCCAAACCCGATCACCAGTACACGGCGGCGCTCGTCAGCGTGCGGGCGGCTGAAGGCGGTCAAGGTGTCATCGTGCGGGCGCGTTTCGACAATACGGTGTGGGACAGCAACGGCGACGCCCGCACGAAGACTGTGCTGGCGCGTGACATATATGAAGCGTTCTTCGGCAAGGTCGGCGAGGCGCTCAATGGTGCTTTGGCGCCTCGCCAGCCTTGAACCCGATGGTCAAACACCGGATCGTGTCAGAAAGAGGCGAGCTGTGTCACGTCACGTCACGCGTTCGCGCAGCCACGCCGACGCCAGATCGATCACCGTCACGACCACGATCACCATGATCATCACCGCGGCCGTCTGCGCATAATCGAACGAGCGGATTGCCTCGTACAGCACCACGCCGATCCCGCCCGCGCCAACCATGCCGACCACCATCGCCGAGCGCACGTTCGATTCGAAGCGATACAACGCATACGAGATCCACAACGGCAGCACTTGCGGCAGCACGCCGTAGATGATTTCGTCGAGACTCGTCGCGCCGGTGGCGCGCACGCCTTCGGCCGGACGCGGATCGATTGCTTCGACCGCTTCGGCGAAGAGCTTGGCGAGCACGCCGGTGGTGTGCACCCACAAAGCCAGTACGCCGGCGAACGGGCCAAGCCCCACTGCGAC
This genomic interval carries:
- a CDS encoding 4-aminobutyrate aminotransferase apoenzyme; translated protein: MKNADLKSRKDAATPRGVGVMCDFYAERAENAELWDVEGRRFIDFAAGIAVCNTGHRHPKIVAAIRDQLDHFTHTAYQIVPYASYVELAEKINQRAPGDYPKKTAFFTTGAEAVENAIKIARAATGRPGVIAFTGGFHGRTMMGMALTGKVAPYKIGFGPFPADVFHAPFPNPLHGVTTADSLKAIEFLFKADIDPKRVAAIIFEPVQGEGGFYPAPAEFVRALRKLCNEHGILLIADEVQTGFGRTGKLFAMHHYDVVPDLMTMAKSLAGGMPLSGVVGRADLMDAAAPGGLGGTYAGNPLAVASAHAVLDIIDEEKLCERATVLGDRVKAKLIALQSEVPQIADVRGPGGMVAVEFCKAGGTEPDAEFTKRVQARALERGLLLLVCGVYSNVVRFLFPLTIQDSVFDEAMGILEAVLKESVAVAV
- a CDS encoding transcriptional regulator, GntR family; the protein is MRASVLSDWLAQRLDRGNGQPIYRQLHRLLQQAILSRELPPGSKVPSSRLLAQELGIGRNTVTQVYEQLVLEGYVSSATGRGTFVADSAPDEIVGVPDAETPAAPLESLPPPLQGSRALSTRGARLIAGAGVSKRQWGAFMPGVPDVTKFPARVWSRLHNKYWRRLRPDLLTYAPGGGLASLRHALADYLRTSRSVRCTPEQIIITTGIHQSVDLAVRLLSDPGDLIWTEDPCYWGVRSVLHVSGLQSRPIAVDEEGINPSADDLAQPPKLMLVTPSHQYPLGMVMSLARRRMLLEYARQNQCWIIEDDYDSEFRYGSRPLASLQGLDTSGQVIYVGSFGKTLFPGLRIGYLVVPEALAENFATASAELYREGQLLQQAMLAEFIGEGHFTSHIRKMRTLYGQRRQTLLDAAAHRYGDALPAVGGDAGLHLVMQLPEGSDDRAVAAAALARNIVVRPLSGYYAQPALAPSGLLIGYACVPDEEIAPAFNTLADAIDATLVQFA
- a CDS encoding PIN domain-containing protein (manually curated), which gives rise to MSSNFTALYDACVLYSQPLRNLLMRLALTDLYRARWTQAIHDEWTRNLIANRPDLDPAKIYRVRELMDSHVRDALVDNYEHLIPAIDLPDPDDAHVVAAAVHCGAELIVTFNLKDFPADALSTFNVAALHPDDFIADLFDLNQAKVLEAMAEHRKSLKNPPKSVEEYLDTLARLGLTQTVSVVRPYSVAI
- a CDS encoding DNA binding domain-containing protein, excisionase family; its protein translation is MNTSIHPTPLPSAQEAELARVSGRNLSVVLSSRAETQQFDFKDSKGETRSVELPTSVVRLIVDVLAEIGQGNAVSIIPIHAELTTQEAADLLNVSRPYFVQLLEKKEIPFRKVNTHRRVRYEDVMAYKNRIDSERRKALDELAALSQEMGLE
- a CDS encoding EamA-like transporter family protein; translation: MDTFVVLLVLLSALLHATWNAFLHLSEDRVWLLGMMAIPYIAVSAVGVIVLPLPEPAAWPYIFASVVLEFGYLLALIRAYKSGDFGQIYPIARGLSPILVFVGALVFAHESLKPLAATGVALVSLGIVSLAFRRGMRFSGESVPFALLTGFFIATYSVVDGIGARVAGNGMSYIMWVYLIWNIPQFLLAWHWRGGAKGLFIGRTVVLKGIASGALALTAYCLIIEAYRYLPIAMVSALRELSSIFAVLIGWLFMREKLTTRRVVACALVTLGAVLIRI
- a CDS encoding LysR family transcriptional regulator, glycine cleavage system transcriptional activator, which encodes MRRLPPLNTLRSFEAAGRLGSLTKAAEELCVTHSAITQQIRALEDYLGQKLFERNGRTLQMTPHARHYLVDVASCLSRLAEATAQMCETTMRRTIRVNTSASFAHGWLIPRLARFHALHPEIDVQIVTRDDLNRDPVDESHDAIIRRYEPNLRRFGFDSRPLVANVGVPVCSPGLRELHALRTPADLRQVRLLHYAGLPEAWQYWFHCAEVPVGETLGGPFYEQFFLLVQAAASGLGVALAPKAIVEEDVQRGRLVALFPEVKLEGPPFHCLYRVAPQDRELNVFLDWLFSDAGYVHAAVSSDAPKGPVAKA